The Anguilla rostrata isolate EN2019 chromosome 1, ASM1855537v3, whole genome shotgun sequence nucleotide sequence CAGTAAatgtacactacatgaccaaaagtatgtggacacctgacattcaacatctcacccaaaattatattatgagttggtccaccctttgctgctataacaatctcCACTCTTTTGGGAAGACTTTATACTAGATCTTGGAGCATtcctgcagggatttgcttccattcagccagaagagcattagtgaggtcgggcactgattgggcgattaggcctggctcgctgttggctttccaattgatcccaatggtgttgaatggggttgaggtcagggctttttgcaggccagtcaagttcatccacaccaaactcaacaaaaccatttctatatggaccccactgtgtgcccagggctattgtcatgctgaaactaTGACCTTTTGTCataaagttggaagcacagaaccgtctagaatgtcattgcattaagatttgtcttcactggaacGAAGGGGccgagcccaaaccatgaaaaacagtctcagaccaaggggtgtccagatacttttggtcatatagtgtgtgtgtgtgcgagtgtgcgtctAAGCTGTAACATAGTGCCCTAGCTCTAGTAACCGTGTGTCCTCCTTTTTCCATCAGAGTCCATGGAGGTCCTCTCAAGTCTGAGGGGAAAAACAAcacagcattttcatttcaacgtCACATCCATCCCTGGTGAGGAGCTCGTCACCTCCGCTGAGCTCCGGATCTTCCGTGACGGGGTGACGAGTCCGACGGACACTGCTGCCACCAACAGCAGCACCGGCCTCCACCGCATAAACGTCTATGAGATCTTTAAGCctgcttcttcctcctcctcttcctcctccttcaagGAGCCAATCACGCGGCTGCTGGACACGCGGCTGGTGCAGCAGTGGCAAAGTGATTGGGAGAGCTTCGACGTGAGCCCGGCCGTGTCCCGGTGGACCGCCCGGGGGCAGGGCAATCACGGCTTGGCAGTGGAGGTGTTGCACCTGGACGAGGAGGGGCAGGACGGCAGGCATCACGTGCGGGTCAGCAGGTCGCTGCACCAGGAGGAGGACACCTGGCCTCAGGTGCGGCCTCTGCTGGTGACTTTCAGTCACGACGGGAAGGGCCACGCCCTCCTCCACCGGCGGGAGAAGCGGCAGGCGCGCGCCAAGCAGCGGAAGAAGCAGAGGGCCAACTGCCGGCGGCACTCGCTGTACGTGGACTTCAGCGACGTGGGCTGGAATGACTGGATCGTGGCCCCGCCCGGGTACCACGCCTTCTACTGCCACGGGGAGTGCCCGTTCCCGCTGGCCGACCACCTCAACTCCACCAATCACGCCATCGTGCAGACTCTGGTCAACTCGGTCAACACCAACATCCCCAGGGCCTGCTGCGTCCCCACCGAGCTCAGCCCCATATCGCTGCTCTACCTGGACGAGTACGAGAAGGTGATCCTCAAAAACTACCAGGACATGGTGGTGGAGGGCTGTGGCTGCCGGTGAACCACAAACTCACCAACATACTCACAGACTCATACGGAAAACTATTTCCCAATAAAGACTTTATTtatattgaagaaaaaatagatattttgaataaagtatatatatatataaatataaataaatctatttgTCTACCATAAAgttgggaaaataaatattttaaacaaagttattcatttaaatgtatgtct carries:
- the bmp2a gene encoding bone morphogenetic protein 2, which translates into the protein MVSGVRTLMVLLLGQVLLEGSIGLIPEVGRRRYSESGRQSPPLSDDILNDFELRLLNMFGLKRRPTPSKAAVVPQYMVDLYHMHAENGDHNPSRTRTPVGKQSERSASRANTIRSFHHEESMEVLSSLRGKTTQHFHFNVTSIPGEELVTSAELRIFRDGVTSPTDTAATNSSTGLHRINVYEIFKPASSSSSSSSFKEPITRLLDTRLVQQWQSDWESFDVSPAVSRWTARGQGNHGLAVEVLHLDEEGQDGRHHVRVSRSLHQEEDTWPQVRPLLVTFSHDGKGHALLHRREKRQARAKQRKKQRANCRRHSLYVDFSDVGWNDWIVAPPGYHAFYCHGECPFPLADHLNSTNHAIVQTLVNSVNTNIPRACCVPTELSPISLLYLDEYEKVILKNYQDMVVEGCGCR